A region from the Simiduia sp. 21SJ11W-1 genome encodes:
- the hexR gene encoding transcriptional regulator HexR → MTQKISDAILTMRKSERKVAEFVLGHPADIIHMRIVDLAKRAEVSEPTVVRFCRAIGCEGFQDFKLNLAQQLAASPSFGQIAVTDEDTVADYSHKVFDSTVDTLLKVRDSLNPEILDRAVTALCNANRVEFFGFGASGAVAADAQHKFFRLQLATAAYSDHHIQHMSAMSMQPGDVVVAISQSGRTEALINAIEVVRSVGGVVIAIAPSGSPVIQKASIPIEVDVEEDIEIYTPLSSRIAHLVVIDVLAIGVAKHKGPKLHDHLFRLKQGLRKLRVQN, encoded by the coding sequence ATGACACAAAAAATCAGTGACGCTATCTTAACGATGCGCAAGTCTGAACGCAAAGTGGCTGAGTTCGTATTGGGGCACCCGGCAGATATTATCCACATGCGCATTGTAGACCTGGCCAAACGCGCCGAGGTAAGCGAACCCACCGTGGTGCGTTTTTGCCGTGCCATCGGGTGCGAGGGGTTTCAGGATTTCAAGCTCAACTTGGCCCAACAGCTGGCCGCCAGCCCAAGCTTCGGCCAAATTGCCGTAACCGATGAAGATACCGTGGCCGATTACAGCCACAAGGTGTTCGATTCCACCGTAGATACCCTGCTCAAAGTGCGCGATAGCCTGAACCCGGAAATTCTCGATCGCGCGGTTACTGCGCTATGCAATGCCAACAGGGTGGAATTTTTCGGTTTTGGCGCAAGCGGTGCTGTGGCGGCAGATGCCCAGCACAAATTCTTCCGCCTGCAATTGGCCACCGCCGCCTATTCAGATCATCACATTCAACACATGAGCGCCATGAGCATGCAGCCGGGTGACGTGGTTGTGGCCATTTCCCAATCGGGCCGTACCGAGGCCCTCATAAACGCCATTGAAGTCGTGCGCAGCGTAGGCGGCGTTGTGATTGCCATTGCCCCTTCCGGCTCACCCGTTATTCAAAAGGCCAGCATTCCCATTGAAGTAGATGTTGAGGAAGACATTGAAATTTATACGCCCCTGTCTTCACGCATCGCCCATTTAGTGGTGATTGATGTACTGGCTATTGGGGTAGCCAAACACAAAGGCCCCAAACTGCACGATCATTTGTTCAGGCTTAAGCAAGGGCTTCGTAAACTTCGGGTACAGAACTAG
- the uvrD gene encoding DNA helicase II, whose translation MDVSRLLDQLNDAQREAVSAEPCNQLILAGAGSGKTRVLVHRIAWLIEVEQVSPVSIMAVTFTNKAAREMRARLEELLGLNPRAMWVGTFHGLAHRLLKMHWQDAKLPQNFQILDSDDQLRMIKRVCAELQLDEKQWPARQAQWWINSQKDEGRRAAHVDDTGDVYTRTHLAIYRGYEAACNTTGLVDFGELLLRALELLRDNPALLKHYQQRFPFILVDEFQDTNAVQYAWLRVLAGKRAHVTAVGDDDQSIYGWRGARIENIQRFTDDFANTKTIRLEQNYRSTANILNAANAVIDNNQGRLGKQLWTDGDEGEQIALYAAYNEQDEARFIVERIEQWHSQPNRRLDEVAILYRSNAQSRVLEEALLREQVPYRIYGGQRFYERLEIKNALAYLRLINNPHDDPAFERVVNTPTRGIGEKSVDNIRQFARAEGCSLWAAAQKMVQEKVLAARARAAVEAFQLLVGELKEATAELPLGEIVDKVIKGSGLLDFHKNEKGEKGQARVENLQELTNACGSFVGEDENISDLAEFLDGAALDAGESQADEFEDAVQLMTLHSAKGLEFPLVFLAGMEENLFPHKMSMEEPGRLEEERRLAYVGITRAMEKLYLTYAESRRMYGSETYNALSRFVKEIPNNLLEEVRIKASFSRPVSFERAAPSRWDNQAEAAAGTGFSLGQGVLHPIFGEGVITQFEGQGANARVQVNFINEGSKWLVLRLAKLEAL comes from the coding sequence ATGGACGTTTCTCGCCTGCTCGACCAACTCAATGATGCGCAACGCGAGGCCGTTAGCGCAGAACCCTGTAACCAACTGATTCTGGCCGGTGCCGGTAGCGGCAAAACCCGTGTGCTGGTGCACCGCATTGCCTGGCTGATAGAGGTAGAGCAGGTTTCGCCGGTATCCATTATGGCGGTAACCTTTACCAACAAAGCCGCCCGTGAAATGCGCGCACGTTTGGAAGAGCTGCTGGGCTTAAACCCCCGCGCCATGTGGGTGGGTACCTTCCACGGCCTAGCCCATCGCCTGCTTAAAATGCATTGGCAAGACGCAAAGCTGCCGCAGAACTTCCAGATACTGGATTCAGACGACCAGCTGCGCATGATCAAACGGGTGTGCGCAGAGCTGCAGCTCGATGAAAAACAGTGGCCTGCACGCCAAGCCCAGTGGTGGATTAACAGCCAGAAAGATGAAGGCCGTCGCGCGGCACACGTAGATGATACAGGTGATGTGTACACGCGCACCCACCTTGCCATTTACCGGGGGTATGAGGCCGCCTGCAACACCACAGGCCTTGTGGACTTTGGTGAGCTGCTACTGCGTGCGCTGGAACTGTTGAGAGACAACCCGGCCCTGCTGAAACACTACCAACAGCGCTTCCCTTTCATTTTGGTAGACGAATTTCAAGATACCAACGCCGTGCAGTACGCCTGGCTCAGGGTACTGGCGGGCAAGCGTGCCCATGTGACAGCCGTAGGGGATGATGATCAATCTATTTACGGCTGGCGCGGCGCGCGCATAGAAAATATCCAGCGCTTTACCGATGATTTTGCCAACACCAAAACCATCCGGCTTGAGCAAAACTACCGCTCTACCGCCAATATTCTCAATGCAGCCAACGCCGTTATTGATAACAACCAAGGCCGTTTGGGCAAGCAGCTGTGGACAGACGGCGATGAAGGCGAACAGATTGCCCTCTACGCCGCCTACAATGAGCAGGATGAAGCGCGCTTTATAGTAGAGCGCATAGAGCAATGGCACAGCCAGCCCAATCGCAGGCTGGATGAAGTGGCCATCTTGTACCGCTCTAACGCCCAATCGCGGGTTTTGGAAGAAGCGCTGTTGCGCGAACAGGTGCCCTATCGCATTTATGGCGGCCAACGTTTCTACGAGCGGCTGGAAATCAAAAATGCGCTGGCGTATTTGCGTTTGATAAACAACCCCCACGACGATCCGGCCTTTGAGCGGGTGGTGAACACCCCGACCCGGGGCATAGGTGAAAAATCGGTAGATAACATCCGCCAATTCGCCCGCGCAGAGGGCTGCTCTTTATGGGCGGCCGCACAAAAAATGGTGCAGGAAAAGGTACTGGCTGCCCGCGCACGCGCAGCCGTAGAAGCCTTTCAGCTTTTGGTTGGCGAATTAAAAGAGGCCACCGCCGAGCTGCCCCTTGGGGAAATAGTAGACAAAGTCATCAAGGGCTCTGGCCTGTTAGACTTTCACAAAAACGAGAAAGGTGAAAAGGGCCAGGCGCGGGTAGAAAACCTTCAGGAACTCACCAATGCCTGCGGCAGTTTTGTAGGTGAAGACGAAAACATCTCAGACTTAGCCGAGTTTTTAGACGGCGCTGCATTAGATGCCGGCGAAAGCCAGGCCGATGAATTTGAAGATGCGGTTCAGCTCATGACCTTGCATTCGGCCAAAGGCCTCGAATTCCCCCTGGTGTTTCTTGCGGGCATGGAGGAAAACCTCTTTCCTCACAAAATGTCTATGGAGGAACCGGGCCGCCTGGAAGAAGAGCGCAGGCTCGCCTATGTGGGCATTACCCGCGCCATGGAAAAGCTGTACCTCACCTACGCGGAATCGCGGCGCATGTACGGCAGTGAAACCTACAATGCGCTTTCGCGCTTTGTAAAAGAAATACCCAATAACCTGCTGGAAGAAGTGCGTATAAAAGCAAGCTTTAGCCGCCCGGTATCCTTTGAGCGCGCCGCCCCATCACGCTGGGACAACCAGGCAGAAGCAGCTGCCGGTACCGGGTTCTCGCTGGGCCAAGGCGTGTTACACCCGATATTCGGCGAAGGGGTAATCACACAGTTTGAAGGCCAGGGCGCCAATGCCCGCGTGCAGGTAAATTTCATCAACGAAGGCAGCAAATGGCTGGTGCTGAGGCTTGCCAAACTAGAAGCACTCTAG
- a CDS encoding TRAP transporter substrate-binding protein, protein MNTSASRARMQGQAAWVPLTLVALVALVVALFYALVFSQPAARTLAEPGVVQSQQLYRWRMATTWPKNFPGLGMAAENFAQWINLASDGRLQVTVYGANELVPALGVFDAVSSGSVEMGHGGAYYWKGKIPAAPFFTSVPFGMNAQEMNGWLHYGNGLALWREAYAPFNIVPFAGGNTGVQMAGWFNKEINSMADIKGLKMRIPGLGGEVFTRAGGVAVNIPGNELYTSLQTGVIDATEWVGPYNDLAFGFHQVAKYYYYPGWHEPGPTLELIVNKTALESLPEDLQKLVEVTARAVNQDMLDEYTARNNRAMNELVNQHGVQIKRLPQDVLDNLKRISEEMYAEQSASDPFFAKVYADYKAFRDQAKNYHGISEEAYYESR, encoded by the coding sequence ATGAATACATCTGCTTCCCGCGCACGCATGCAAGGCCAGGCTGCTTGGGTGCCGCTCACATTGGTGGCCTTGGTAGCGCTTGTTGTGGCCCTATTTTATGCGCTGGTTTTCAGCCAGCCGGCGGCCCGCACCCTGGCCGAGCCAGGTGTAGTGCAAAGCCAACAGCTATACCGCTGGCGCATGGCCACCACCTGGCCCAAGAACTTCCCCGGATTGGGTATGGCCGCAGAAAACTTTGCCCAATGGATTAATCTGGCAAGTGATGGGCGTTTACAGGTAACCGTATACGGCGCTAACGAACTGGTGCCTGCACTCGGTGTGTTTGATGCCGTTTCAAGCGGCAGTGTAGAAATGGGCCACGGTGGTGCCTATTACTGGAAAGGTAAAATTCCCGCTGCGCCATTTTTCACATCAGTGCCTTTTGGTATGAATGCCCAGGAAATGAACGGCTGGCTGCATTATGGCAATGGCCTGGCACTTTGGCGCGAAGCTTACGCGCCCTTCAACATAGTGCCCTTTGCGGGCGGCAATACCGGCGTACAAATGGCGGGCTGGTTTAACAAAGAAATCAATTCAATGGCCGATATCAAAGGCCTGAAAATGCGCATTCCCGGTTTGGGTGGCGAAGTGTTCACCCGCGCCGGTGGCGTGGCGGTAAACATTCCCGGTAACGAGTTGTATACCTCGTTGCAAACCGGTGTGATAGATGCCACCGAATGGGTGGGCCCCTATAACGATTTAGCCTTCGGTTTTCATCAAGTGGCTAAATATTACTACTACCCCGGCTGGCACGAACCTGGCCCAACCCTTGAACTGATTGTTAATAAAACAGCGCTTGAATCGCTACCGGAAGATTTGCAGAAACTCGTTGAAGTAACCGCGCGGGCCGTTAACCAGGATATGCTGGATGAATACACTGCCCGTAACAACCGCGCAATGAACGAGCTGGTTAATCAACACGGCGTGCAAATTAAACGCCTGCCGCAAGATGTGCTTGATAACCTCAAGCGCATTTCAGAAGAGATGTACGCCGAGCAATCGGCCAGTGATCCATTTTTTGCCAAGGTATATGCCGACTACAAGGCCTTTCGTGATCAGGCAAAAAATTACCACGGTATATCGGAAGAGGCGTATTACGAAAGCCGGTAA
- a CDS encoding acyl-CoA thioesterase has translation MQNEDENPTPSGQLMLQALTLPADTNPSGDIYGGWLMTKMDLAGSITAQAIANGRVTTVAVGSMVFLRPVPVGASVGFYVDVEEVGRSSIRTLVEAWIMDPQGGEAQKITEGEFVFVAIDGNGRTRPINK, from the coding sequence ATGCAAAACGAAGACGAAAATCCCACGCCATCCGGCCAATTAATGCTGCAGGCATTAACACTGCCCGCCGATACCAACCCCAGCGGCGATATCTACGGCGGCTGGTTGATGACTAAAATGGATCTGGCCGGCTCCATCACAGCCCAGGCCATCGCCAATGGGCGAGTGACCACCGTAGCGGTTGGCTCCATGGTGTTTCTGCGCCCGGTGCCCGTTGGCGCAAGCGTTGGCTTTTATGTGGATGTGGAAGAAGTGGGGCGCTCGTCAATTCGCACCTTGGTAGAAGCCTGGATAATGGACCCGCAAGGCGGTGAGGCCCAAAAAATCACCGAGGGCGAGTTTGTGTTTGTGGCCATCGACGGCAACGGCCGCACGCGCCCCATCAACAAGTAA
- a CDS encoding TRAP transporter large permease subunit has protein sequence MIELLPLLLFAAVCLVLMFGYPVAFTLAGVALLFAGLGILLGQFDPNLLLALPDRLFGTMTNVTLIAVPLFVFMGVMLERSRLAEDLLSNMARACGRLPGGLGLSVILVGSLLAASTGIVGATVVTMGLMSLPTMLKRGYHPALATGTICATGTLGQIIPPSIALVLLGDILSSAYQQSQLKQGVYNAEPISVGDLFIGALVPGLLLVLFYVLYILVKAWRQPDLAPAGNDTAPPLKDLLASLLPPIALIVLVLGSILTGAATPTEAAGVGAFGALLLALLKGKLSTAIVRDVVQSTSRITAMVFGILIGASLFSLVFRGLGGEALVHELFTGLPGGTLTALLVVMVLIFLLGFILDFIEITFVVVPIIAPVLFSLGVDPLWLGIMIAINLQTSFLTPPFGFALFYLRGVAPDSVATAQIYRGVVPFIVIQLLLLALLALEPGIVSWLPNLLRS, from the coding sequence ATGATTGAGCTGCTGCCACTACTGCTGTTTGCCGCCGTTTGCCTCGTTTTGATGTTCGGCTACCCGGTTGCCTTTACGCTGGCCGGTGTGGCCTTGCTGTTTGCAGGCCTTGGCATCTTGCTAGGCCAGTTCGACCCGAACCTGCTGCTGGCGCTGCCAGATCGGCTGTTCGGCACCATGACCAATGTCACCCTTATTGCCGTGCCCTTGTTTGTATTCATGGGCGTGATGCTTGAGCGCTCGCGGCTGGCGGAAGATTTGCTCAGCAATATGGCGCGCGCCTGCGGGCGCCTGCCCGGGGGCCTGGGGCTTTCTGTGATTTTGGTGGGTAGCTTGCTGGCCGCCAGTACCGGCATCGTGGGCGCCACGGTGGTTACCATGGGGCTTATGTCTTTGCCCACCATGTTAAAGCGCGGCTACCACCCGGCACTGGCCACCGGCACCATCTGCGCAACCGGCACTTTGGGGCAGATTATTCCACCCTCCATTGCACTGGTGTTACTGGGCGATATCCTCAGCAGCGCCTACCAGCAATCTCAACTTAAACAGGGTGTCTACAACGCCGAGCCCATCTCCGTGGGAGACTTGTTCATCGGCGCACTGGTGCCTGGCCTGTTACTGGTGCTGTTTTACGTGCTTTACATCCTGGTGAAGGCCTGGCGGCAACCCGATCTTGCACCTGCCGGCAACGACACAGCGCCACCGCTAAAAGACCTCTTGGCAAGCCTGTTGCCCCCCATCGCGCTCATTGTGCTTGTGTTGGGCTCGATTCTCACCGGTGCCGCCACGCCCACAGAGGCCGCCGGTGTGGGGGCATTCGGGGCGCTGCTGTTGGCACTGCTTAAGGGCAAGCTGAGCACGGCCATTGTGCGCGACGTGGTGCAATCCACCAGCCGCATTACCGCCATGGTGTTTGGCATTCTCATTGGCGCCTCGCTCTTTTCGCTGGTATTTCGCGGCCTGGGCGGCGAAGCCCTGGTTCACGAGCTCTTTACCGGACTGCCCGGTGGCACGCTCACGGCGCTGTTGGTGGTGATGGTGCTGATCTTCCTGCTGGGTTTTATTCTCGACTTCATCGAGATTACCTTTGTGGTGGTGCCTATCATTGCGCCGGTGCTGTTCAGCCTTGGGGTAGATCCCTTGTGGCTTGGCATCATGATTGCCATAAACCTGCAAACGAGCTTTTTGACGCCACCCTTTGGCTTTGCCCTGTTTTACCTGCGTGGCGTAGCGCCGGATTCGGTAGCTACCGCACAGATTTACCGTGGCGTAGTGCCTTTTATTGTGATCCAATTGCTGTTGCTCGCGCTGCTCGCGCTCGAACCTGGCATCGTCTCTTGGCTGCCAAACCTGCTGCGCAGCTAG
- a CDS encoding TRAP transporter small permease subunit produces the protein MPNTGVSSVAHGLIGLQNTLQAVTRRVGLWVSWLTLAMVLITCLIVLLRYGFNLGSVALQEGLVYLHAAVFLLAQAYTADEDQQVRVDIFYRRFSPKGQAWVNCLGALVFLLPFACLLLWVTWPFFTNALAIREGSGEAGGLPYVYLLKGLLPVAAASLVLLAIGQVMGNLGRLVQAYGGQAHD, from the coding sequence ATGCCTAATACTGGAGTGTCTTCCGTTGCCCATGGGCTGATAGGCCTGCAAAACACCCTTCAGGCTGTCACCCGTCGAGTGGGCTTGTGGGTATCTTGGCTCACACTGGCCATGGTGTTGATAACCTGCCTGATTGTCTTGCTGCGCTATGGGTTTAACCTTGGCAGCGTGGCCCTGCAAGAGGGGTTGGTGTATTTGCACGCGGCTGTTTTTCTACTGGCACAGGCCTACACCGCCGATGAAGACCAACAAGTGCGGGTAGACATCTTTTACCGGCGCTTCAGCCCCAAAGGCCAGGCCTGGGTGAACTGCCTGGGCGCATTGGTGTTCCTGTTGCCCTTCGCCTGCCTGCTGCTCTGGGTGACCTGGCCCTTTTTTACCAATGCGTTGGCCATCAGAGAGGGCTCGGGCGAAGCCGGCGGCTTGCCCTATGTGTATTTGTTAAAGGGGCTGCTGCCTGTGGCTGCGGCAAGCCTTGTATTACTTGCCATAGGCCAGGTTATGGGCAATTTGGGCCGGCTGGTGCAGGCCTATGGGGGCCAGGCACATGATTGA
- a CDS encoding PstS family phosphate ABC transporter substrate-binding protein → MKKLLTTAALAATTLGVAMTAGAAARDHISIVGSSTVYPFSTTVAERFGRSTNFKAPKVESTGTGGGFKLFCGGVGVQYPDMTNASRAIKDSERDMCAENGVTDVVEVLIGYDGIVIANAKAAPQFKVTRKDLFLALAKEVPNPKGGEQLIANPYKTWKDVNPALPASKIEVLGPPPTSGTRDAFLEMAMEGGCDSIEWIAALKKADKNKHKTICHEIREDGAYVEAGENDNLIVQKLNANPNALGIFGFSFLDQNSDKVKASLVDGKEPTFDTIADGSYPISRPLYFYVKKAHVGVVPGISEYLAEFTSEKAWGDEGYLTDKGMIPMAKTKRNKIGADVRALKAM, encoded by the coding sequence GTGAAGAAATTACTGACTACTGCCGCTTTGGCTGCCACCACACTCGGTGTGGCCATGACTGCCGGTGCGGCTGCGCGCGATCACATTAGCATTGTGGGTTCATCCACGGTATACCCTTTCTCCACCACCGTGGCCGAGCGCTTTGGCCGCTCTACCAACTTCAAGGCCCCCAAGGTTGAGTCAACCGGCACTGGCGGTGGCTTCAAGCTGTTCTGTGGCGGCGTGGGTGTGCAATACCCGGATATGACCAACGCCTCGCGCGCCATTAAGGATTCCGAGCGCGACATGTGCGCTGAAAACGGTGTGACAGACGTAGTAGAAGTGCTGATCGGCTACGATGGCATCGTAATTGCCAACGCCAAGGCCGCACCCCAGTTCAAGGTTACCCGCAAGGATTTGTTCCTGGCTCTGGCCAAAGAAGTGCCAAACCCCAAAGGTGGCGAGCAGCTCATTGCCAACCCCTACAAAACCTGGAAAGACGTAAACCCCGCACTGCCAGCGAGCAAAATTGAAGTGCTGGGCCCGCCGCCCACCTCTGGTACCCGCGATGCGTTCCTGGAGATGGCCATGGAAGGTGGCTGCGACAGCATCGAGTGGATTGCTGCGCTGAAAAAAGCCGACAAAAATAAGCACAAAACCATTTGCCACGAAATCCGTGAAGATGGCGCCTATGTAGAAGCCGGCGAAAACGACAACCTGATCGTGCAAAAGCTGAATGCCAACCCGAATGCCTTGGGCATCTTCGGTTTCAGCTTCCTGGATCAGAACAGCGACAAGGTAAAAGCATCATTGGTAGATGGCAAAGAGCCAACTTTTGATACCATCGCCGATGGCAGCTACCCTATTTCCCGCCCACTGTATTTCTACGTGAAGAAAGCCCACGTAGGTGTAGTGCCCGGCATTAGCGAGTACCTGGCGGAATTCACCAGCGAAAAGGCCTGGGGCGATGAAGGTTACCTGACCGATAAAGGCATGATCCCCATGGCCAAGACCAAGCGCAACAAGATCGGCGCCGACGTCCGTGCACTGAAGGCCATGTAA
- the pstC gene encoding phosphate ABC transporter permease subunit PstC: MQPITLISTLAALAVFAFVIGRGRAMLQSQAVGGARSLASLPFYYGMLTALWCALPALLVLGVWQLFDARLIEWMVIAKLPAASQALPADELGLLLNTVSNIAQGHLPVESQPAEMVAAAESLKNIQHTNRLAVTGVVLSLGILGLMFGWSRVAPQLRARQKVESAFSWVLLACSCLAILTTVGIVFSVLFESLQFFRSVSPVEFLFGTQWSPQMAMRADQVGSSGAFGSVPLFAGTMLISFIAMCVAVPVGLMAAIYLAEYAHKKVRSVVKPLLEVLAGIPTVVYGFFAALTVAPLVRDIGQSLGFATSSESALAAGLVMGVMIIPFVSSLADDVISAVPQSLRDGSLGLGATQSETIKQVVLPAALPGVVGGILLAVSRAIGETMIVVMAAGLAAKLTANPLESVTTVTVQIVTLLVGDQEFDSPKTLAAFALGLMLFVTTLALNFVALYVVRKYREQYD; this comes from the coding sequence ATGCAGCCCATTACACTTATCAGTACGCTTGCCGCCCTCGCGGTGTTTGCCTTTGTTATCGGTCGCGGCCGGGCAATGTTGCAATCACAAGCCGTAGGCGGCGCGCGAAGTCTCGCATCCCTGCCCTTTTACTACGGTATGCTCACAGCCCTGTGGTGTGCGCTGCCGGCCTTGCTGGTGCTGGGCGTGTGGCAATTGTTTGATGCCCGCCTGATTGAGTGGATGGTAATTGCCAAGCTGCCCGCCGCTTCACAAGCGCTGCCTGCCGATGAGTTGGGCCTGCTGCTCAATACCGTATCAAACATCGCCCAGGGTCACCTGCCTGTAGAAAGCCAACCGGCTGAAATGGTGGCGGCGGCCGAAAGCCTGAAAAACATTCAGCACACCAACCGCTTGGCGGTAACCGGCGTGGTGTTAAGCCTGGGTATATTGGGCCTGATGTTTGGCTGGAGCCGCGTTGCGCCCCAGTTGCGCGCGCGCCAGAAAGTGGAATCGGCATTTAGCTGGGTACTGTTGGCCTGCTCTTGCCTGGCCATTCTCACAACCGTGGGCATTGTGTTCAGCGTGTTGTTTGAATCGCTGCAGTTTTTCCGCTCGGTGAGCCCCGTTGAATTTTTGTTCGGCACCCAGTGGAGCCCGCAAATGGCCATGCGCGCCGATCAAGTGGGCAGCTCCGGCGCCTTTGGCTCGGTGCCGCTGTTTGCCGGCACCATGTTGATTTCCTTCATTGCCATGTGTGTTGCCGTGCCCGTTGGGTTAATGGCGGCCATTTATCTGGCTGAATATGCCCATAAAAAAGTGCGCTCGGTGGTTAAACCCTTGCTCGAGGTGTTAGCGGGCATCCCCACCGTGGTGTACGGCTTTTTTGCCGCCCTCACAGTGGCGCCTTTGGTGCGCGACATAGGCCAGTCACTGGGTTTTGCCACCTCCAGTGAAAGTGCTCTGGCCGCGGGCCTGGTGATGGGCGTGATGATTATTCCCTTTGTATCGTCGCTGGCCGACGATGTGATCAGCGCCGTGCCGCAATCGCTGCGCGATGGCTCGCTGGGATTGGGTGCCACCCAATCAGAAACCATTAAACAAGTGGTGCTGCCCGCGGCGTTGCCGGGGGTGGTGGGCGGTATTTTGCTGGCCGTATCGCGCGCCATTGGCGAAACCATGATTGTGGTGATGGCCGCGGGCCTGGCCGCCAAACTTACTGCCAACCCGCTTGAGTCTGTTACCACCGTGACGGTGCAAATTGTCACTTTGCTGGTGGGCGATCAGGAATTCGACAGCCCCAAGACCCTGGCGGCGTTTGCCCTGGGTTTGATGTTGTTTGTCACCACCTTGGCGCTCAACTTTGTAGCGCTATACGTTGTAAGAAAATATCGGGAACAGTATGACTAA
- the pstA gene encoding phosphate ABC transporter permease PstA, giving the protein MTNSESTIEKVNRNLARRYRAEKRFRLYGILSILFGLTCLVVLFTDIITKGYKGFVSTEIYLTVDLNSEDLGIVDPEAENAFMQADFEGAIKRALYARMDVSDRRAKRALNALISSGASYSVRDQVKQNPSLLDTTQGFWLLADDDVDTWYKSLDTKAPFLGRLSEQQLAWLNTLVESDELRTAWNTTFFTSGDSREPEMAGILGAALGSLFTVMVTLVLSFPIGVAAAVYLEEYAPKNRWTDLIEVNINNLAAVPSIIFGLLGLAIFINFFEMPRSIPLVGGLVLTLMTLPTIIISSRAAIKAVPPSIREAALGLGASKMQMVLHHVLPLAMPGMLTGAIIGMAQALGETAPLLMIGMVAFVVDVPGGVMDAATALPVQIFLWADSPERAFVEKTSAAIMVLLGFLFLMNALAVWLRRRLERRW; this is encoded by the coding sequence ATGACTAACAGTGAATCCACCATTGAAAAAGTGAATCGCAATCTGGCGCGCCGCTATCGCGCAGAAAAGCGCTTTCGGCTGTACGGCATACTGTCGATTTTATTTGGCCTGACGTGCCTGGTGGTGTTGTTTACCGACATCATCACCAAAGGCTACAAAGGCTTTGTGTCTACCGAGATATACCTCACGGTAGATCTCAACAGTGAAGATCTGGGCATTGTTGATCCGGAGGCGGAGAACGCCTTCATGCAGGCAGATTTTGAAGGCGCCATCAAGCGCGCGCTCTATGCCCGCATGGATGTCTCAGACAGGCGCGCCAAGCGTGCCCTCAACGCGTTAATCAGCAGTGGTGCAAGCTACTCGGTGCGCGATCAGGTGAAACAAAACCCGAGCTTATTAGATACCACCCAAGGCTTCTGGTTGCTGGCCGACGACGACGTAGACACCTGGTACAAAAGCCTGGATACCAAAGCCCCCTTTCTTGGCCGCCTGAGCGAACAACAACTTGCATGGCTTAATACGCTGGTTGAAAGCGATGAGCTTCGCACAGCATGGAACACCACGTTTTTCACCAGCGGTGATTCCCGCGAGCCGGAGATGGCGGGTATTTTAGGGGCCGCGCTGGGTTCATTGTTCACCGTAATGGTCACGCTGGTACTTTCTTTCCCTATAGGCGTGGCAGCGGCTGTGTACCTTGAAGAGTATGCCCCCAAAAACCGCTGGACAGATTTGATTGAAGTGAACATCAACAACCTGGCTGCCGTGCCATCGATTATCTTCGGTTTGTTGGGCCTTGCGATTTTTATCAACTTCTTTGAAATGCCCCGCTCTATTCCGTTAGTGGGCGGCCTGGTGCTCACACTCATGACCTTGCCCACCATTATTATTTCAAGCCGCGCCGCCATTAAAGCCGTGCCGCCTTCCATTCGTGAAGCCGCACTGGGGTTGGGTGCGTCAAAAATGCAAATGGTATTGCACCATGTGTTGCCACTGGCCATGCCCGGCATGCTTACCGGCGCCATTATCGGTATGGCACAGGCGTTGGGTGAAACAGCGCCACTGTTGATGATTGGCATGGTGGCATTTGTGGTAGATGTGCCAGGCGGCGTAATGGATGCCGCCACGGCCCTACCGGTGCAGATTTTCCTGTGGGCCGATAGCCCCGAGCGCGCGTTTGTAGAAAAAACATCCGCGGCCATTATGGTTTTGCTGGGCTTTCTATTTTTAATGAATGCATTGGCTGTTTGGCTACGCCGGCGGCTGGAGCGCCGCTGGTAA